Proteins encoded within one genomic window of Gallaecimonas pentaromativorans:
- a CDS encoding S8 family serine peptidase, with the protein MQNKFTPLTLAVLTALTGPALAASPVKHPSPQAWAQEASTSNQLLVSVDGLGQSYEALRRQAPGIAAAELKSRLLSPAFVEAAAKAGLTIGRVFPRTGLVELTASTALASAMDAAGRLPGARFAAVNHSRQPQGQTKRPNDLYYSVLWGLDDYGQHNVTLDTYGLGDRDINAPEAWAVRTDTADVVVAVLDTGADINNADIHDNIWVNPTEIPYNGIDDDNNGYVDDINGIGPAGEYLDMDPVDNDLGGHGSAITSIIGAVGNNGEKVTGVAWHTQMMPIKVVRNWGAIKDVNLVEAIEYVLDTKARLGLKQVVMNLSFGSYQQSQALTAALAAAADAGVLIIAAAGNAGQNNDHIPFYPASSPVDAIVSVGGSGISHLGREPVSNKGCASVDVMAPGEGIVGLAANAKDHAEVSLLFGTSGAAALVSGVAALTWAQHPEWDWREVKNALLSSSKPVADLQGDSLSQGIIKADLALGYDSTRPVVWGLSSTTAAPGSSVTITGVRFGQSSGKVELISSDGTATELTIDQWQDDSIKVLVPDDAPYGASGLVVSRGNLQSGQACLAVGDQTQSLAHLAKSRSHASAALLDGALWVFGGEVQYGALASVERVDLASHRVQADSAWTMPQASSGAASAVLDGKVYLAGGFGKDNNAINNTQIFDPNTQSWSQGAPMPGKVGYAAAAAYQGKLYVLGGLLRPQYDMRPEDFSDTLYIYDPKADSWTTGPSLPKASWGQAASVDPRGQGIVVAGGFVDASGDAVKTVQLFDPRTGSWQALPDMLEARSKFSLLTHNDAVYALFGWQNYQTLTLDSGEILVDGQWHKATQVDIGLNGTAVVQDGEQAFIVGGEQRIATGDDNSEYSTDRVFSSQVLAFNLAERPQIAQPEPEPTTPDPEPAPLSSSGGGGAAGGLLLALLGAAGLRRKTRRLTKFLALGLLLAFGSQASEVDNALLLVKIKKGVSDQSGAQPQLPSELTALLEQVGGKPVKWFKHAGLLSVEVHGQGEAALKALRQSPLVQYAEPSFQRELRNTYPNDPELRRSWGLDNYGQQFQHAYGLVDRDINAPEAWDIRHDADDVVVAIIDGKVDTHHPELVDNLWINPGEIAGNGLDDDGNGYIDDIHGIDLSKDRNSPVEDPVYGGTYDPTLYSHATAVAGIIGAKGDNDQGVAGVAWRVKLMPLAAIGADDFGLVDDGRIVEAIEYLLDTKERLALPRVVLNMSWGSYRHSQAIHDALQAAQDAGVLMVAAAGNSSLDEDTEPTYPANDALAAMVAVGGMDSSAPGLMFTSDYGCNSVDLLAPSFNIYSLAPMQDLGYSINTGNSMATAYVSGISALIWAQYPTASALDVKAALMNASEPMIDLTRTSLTQGMVRADKALAPGVISNSAIWDLSPMAAGPGRVLTLSGHHFGDQAGQVKLIQGEQQLTMDVLSWRDDHIEVRVPVESPFGQAEVQVIPPMAYPSHSACFTVAEYPEQVASSLSPRIGAAYTELDGNLWLLGGEDSGAASATVERVDTTSLTVSSDSTWALPSPLTGAKAVSENGLIYLVGGFNSDGYPTDEVLAFNPATPGWQQVATLPHPLANATVVVAEGKLVIMGGQLTADPLVLPSDISTDVAILDLSNMSWSQGPNLPQAVANAGAEFNPADGTISLYGGYYQPWENASATSATNAVWHWAPGSDSWAAGVPMIEAREGHLLLRYKNEVYALFGRSNTNNQTVWGINTGERLVGDTWQQVVLGNRRLAQPAGTIAGTRFLVVGGVDDFIETSAGDEQVWQVSIPGVTQSELPPTDNVPPEQGLPVTPLPESSSPPSGKNSGGGAGSPILSLMLAGIALWRRRKLPD; encoded by the coding sequence ATGCAGAACAAGTTCACTCCTTTGACCCTGGCGGTACTGACCGCCCTGACCGGTCCTGCCCTGGCTGCCAGCCCCGTCAAGCACCCCAGCCCACAGGCCTGGGCACAGGAGGCCAGCACCAGCAACCAGCTACTGGTCAGTGTCGACGGCCTTGGCCAAAGCTATGAGGCGCTGCGGCGCCAGGCCCCAGGCATAGCTGCGGCCGAGCTGAAATCCCGGTTGCTGAGCCCGGCCTTCGTCGAGGCAGCCGCCAAAGCCGGCTTGACGATAGGCCGAGTCTTCCCGCGCACAGGCCTGGTGGAACTGACCGCCAGTACCGCTCTTGCCAGCGCCATGGACGCCGCTGGTCGCCTGCCCGGAGCCCGTTTTGCCGCAGTCAACCACAGCCGCCAGCCCCAAGGTCAAACCAAGCGCCCAAATGACTTGTACTACAGCGTGCTCTGGGGCCTGGACGACTACGGCCAGCACAACGTCACCCTCGACACCTATGGCCTGGGTGACAGGGACATCAACGCTCCCGAAGCTTGGGCCGTGCGCACCGATACCGCCGACGTGGTGGTGGCGGTGCTGGATACCGGCGCCGACATCAACAATGCCGATATCCACGACAACATCTGGGTCAACCCCACAGAGATCCCCTACAACGGCATCGATGACGATAACAACGGTTATGTGGACGACATCAACGGCATAGGCCCTGCCGGTGAATACCTCGACATGGACCCGGTCGACAATGACCTGGGCGGCCACGGTTCGGCCATTACCAGCATCATCGGCGCCGTGGGTAACAACGGCGAGAAGGTCACAGGGGTGGCCTGGCACACCCAGATGATGCCCATCAAAGTGGTGCGCAACTGGGGCGCTATCAAGGACGTCAACCTGGTCGAAGCCATAGAGTACGTGCTCGATACCAAGGCGCGCCTGGGCCTTAAACAAGTGGTGATGAACCTGAGTTTTGGCAGCTACCAGCAGAGCCAGGCCCTGACCGCGGCCCTGGCTGCCGCGGCCGACGCCGGGGTGCTGATCATCGCCGCCGCCGGCAACGCCGGCCAGAACAATGACCACATTCCCTTCTACCCAGCCAGTAGCCCTGTGGACGCCATCGTCTCAGTCGGCGGCAGCGGCATTTCTCATCTAGGTAGGGAGCCTGTGTCCAACAAGGGCTGCGCCAGCGTCGATGTGATGGCGCCCGGCGAAGGCATCGTAGGCCTGGCCGCCAATGCAAAGGACCACGCCGAAGTCAGCCTGCTGTTCGGCACCTCGGGCGCCGCCGCCCTGGTGTCGGGTGTCGCCGCCCTGACCTGGGCCCAACACCCGGAATGGGACTGGCGAGAAGTGAAAAACGCTCTGCTGAGTAGTAGCAAGCCGGTGGCCGATCTGCAGGGTGACTCCCTATCCCAAGGCATCATCAAAGCGGATCTTGCCCTAGGTTATGACAGCACTAGGCCCGTGGTGTGGGGTCTGTCTAGCACGACTGCGGCTCCAGGCAGCAGCGTCACGATAACAGGTGTCCGCTTTGGCCAATCCTCAGGCAAGGTGGAGCTCATTAGCAGCGACGGCACTGCAACTGAGTTGACCATTGACCAATGGCAGGACGATAGCATCAAAGTTCTGGTTCCCGATGACGCGCCTTATGGCGCCTCCGGCCTGGTGGTATCCCGGGGCAATCTGCAGTCCGGTCAAGCCTGCTTGGCTGTGGGTGATCAGACTCAGAGCCTTGCCCATCTTGCCAAGAGCCGCAGCCATGCCAGCGCCGCCTTGCTGGACGGCGCCCTTTGGGTCTTTGGTGGCGAGGTCCAGTATGGTGCCCTTGCCAGCGTCGAGCGGGTTGATTTGGCCAGCCACAGGGTCCAGGCCGACAGTGCCTGGACTATGCCGCAGGCCAGCAGCGGCGCCGCCAGCGCCGTGCTGGACGGCAAGGTGTACCTGGCTGGTGGTTTTGGCAAGGACAACAATGCTATCAACAACACTCAGATCTTCGATCCCAACACTCAGAGCTGGAGCCAGGGCGCCCCTATGCCCGGCAAAGTCGGTTACGCAGCTGCTGCTGCCTACCAAGGCAAGCTCTATGTCCTGGGCGGCCTACTACGGCCCCAGTACGATATGAGGCCCGAGGATTTCTCCGACACTCTCTATATCTACGATCCCAAAGCCGACAGTTGGACTACAGGGCCCAGTCTGCCCAAAGCCAGTTGGGGCCAGGCCGCCAGTGTCGACCCCAGAGGCCAAGGCATAGTGGTGGCAGGCGGCTTTGTTGATGCCAGCGGCGACGCCGTCAAGACGGTACAGTTGTTCGACCCACGAACTGGTAGCTGGCAAGCTCTGCCTGATATGCTGGAAGCCCGCAGCAAATTCTCCCTCCTCACCCACAACGACGCTGTTTATGCCCTGTTCGGCTGGCAGAACTACCAAACTCTGACCCTGGACTCAGGGGAAATACTGGTCGACGGCCAGTGGCACAAAGCCACTCAGGTGGATATCGGCCTAAACGGCACAGCCGTGGTTCAGGACGGGGAGCAAGCTTTTATCGTCGGCGGCGAGCAGCGCATCGCCACTGGGGATGACAACAGCGAGTATTCTACCGACCGCGTATTCTCAAGCCAGGTGCTGGCTTTCAATCTGGCCGAGCGCCCACAAATAGCTCAGCCTGAACCCGAACCTACTACTCCAGACCCTGAACCAGCCCCGCTATCAAGCAGCGGTGGTGGCGGTGCGGCTGGCGGCCTGCTGCTGGCCCTGCTGGGTGCGGCGGGCCTTCGCCGCAAGACCCGCCGCTTGACCAAGTTTCTTGCCCTTGGCCTGTTGCTGGCATTTGGCAGCCAGGCAAGCGAGGTGGACAACGCTTTGCTGCTGGTCAAGATCAAAAAAGGCGTCTCAGACCAAAGCGGTGCCCAACCGCAACTGCCAAGCGAGTTAACCGCTCTGCTAGAGCAAGTGGGCGGCAAGCCGGTCAAGTGGTTCAAGCACGCTGGTCTTTTGAGCGTAGAAGTCCATGGCCAAGGCGAGGCGGCACTCAAGGCCCTTCGTCAAAGCCCCTTGGTACAATACGCCGAACCCAGCTTCCAGAGGGAACTACGTAATACCTACCCTAATGATCCTGAGCTGCGCCGTAGCTGGGGCCTTGACAACTATGGCCAGCAGTTCCAACACGCCTATGGTCTGGTCGACCGGGATATCAACGCCCCCGAGGCCTGGGACATTCGCCACGACGCCGACGACGTAGTGGTAGCCATCATCGATGGCAAGGTCGACACCCACCATCCAGAGCTGGTGGACAACCTATGGATCAATCCAGGTGAGATCGCCGGTAACGGTCTAGACGACGACGGTAATGGCTACATTGATGACATTCATGGCATTGACCTAAGCAAAGACCGCAATAGCCCAGTGGAAGACCCTGTCTATGGCGGTACGTACGACCCCACACTCTATAGCCATGCCACGGCCGTAGCAGGCATCATCGGCGCTAAAGGCGATAACGACCAGGGCGTGGCAGGTGTAGCATGGAGAGTCAAGCTGATGCCGCTGGCCGCCATCGGCGCCGACGACTTCGGCCTGGTAGACGATGGCCGCATCGTCGAGGCTATTGAATACCTGCTGGACACCAAGGAAAGACTAGCACTGCCAAGAGTGGTGTTGAACATGAGCTGGGGCAGCTACCGCCACAGCCAGGCCATACATGATGCCCTGCAGGCAGCTCAGGACGCAGGCGTGCTGATGGTTGCCGCTGCAGGTAACAGCAGCCTGGATGAGGACACCGAGCCCACCTATCCGGCCAACGACGCCCTGGCCGCCATGGTGGCAGTGGGCGGTATGGACAGCTCCGCCCCGGGCCTGATGTTCACGAGTGACTACGGCTGCAACTCAGTGGACCTGCTGGCACCAAGCTTCAACATCTACAGCCTGGCCCCCATGCAGGATCTGGGTTACAGCATCAACACCGGCAATTCCATGGCAACCGCCTATGTCTCGGGCATTTCCGCCCTGATCTGGGCCCAGTACCCCACGGCCAGCGCCCTGGATGTAAAAGCGGCGCTGATGAATGCCAGCGAACCCATGATCGATTTGACCCGTACCAGCCTGACTCAGGGCATGGTGCGCGCTGACAAGGCCCTGGCTCCTGGTGTGATCAGCAACAGCGCCATATGGGATCTGAGCCCCATGGCGGCAGGCCCTGGCCGGGTACTGACTCTCAGCGGCCACCACTTTGGCGACCAAGCAGGTCAGGTCAAGCTTATCCAAGGCGAGCAACAGCTGACCATGGATGTGCTCTCCTGGCGCGATGACCACATCGAGGTAAGGGTTCCGGTGGAAAGCCCCTTCGGCCAGGCCGAAGTTCAGGTCATTCCACCCATGGCCTATCCCAGTCATAGTGCCTGCTTCACCGTCGCTGAATACCCAGAGCAGGTGGCCAGCAGCCTGTCGCCACGTATTGGCGCGGCCTATACCGAGCTGGACGGTAATCTCTGGTTACTGGGCGGTGAGGACAGTGGCGCCGCCAGCGCCACTGTCGAAAGAGTCGACACCACCAGCCTAACTGTCAGCAGCGACAGCACCTGGGCACTGCCTAGCCCCCTCACCGGAGCTAAGGCTGTGTCAGAAAACGGACTGATCTATTTAGTGGGGGGATTTAACAGTGATGGTTATCCCACTGATGAAGTTCTCGCATTCAACCCGGCGACCCCGGGCTGGCAGCAGGTTGCAACATTACCCCATCCTCTAGCTAACGCCACCGTGGTGGTGGCAGAAGGCAAGCTCGTTATCATGGGTGGCCAACTTACAGCAGATCCATTGGTACTACCCAGCGATATCAGTACAGATGTAGCCATACTGGACCTGAGTAATATGAGCTGGAGTCAAGGCCCTAATCTGCCCCAAGCAGTGGCTAATGCTGGAGCTGAGTTTAATCCGGCAGATGGCACGATTAGCCTCTACGGTGGCTACTATCAGCCATGGGAAAATGCTTCGGCTACATCGGCCACCAATGCCGTCTGGCATTGGGCACCCGGCAGCGATAGCTGGGCAGCGGGTGTTCCCATGATTGAAGCACGTGAAGGTCATCTACTACTTCGCTATAAAAATGAGGTTTATGCGCTTTTTGGCCGATCTAACACCAACAACCAGACAGTTTGGGGCATCAATACTGGAGAGCGCTTAGTAGGCGATACTTGGCAACAGGTAGTACTGGGAAATCGTCGCCTTGCACAGCCCGCCGGCACTATTGCAGGTACACGGTTCTTAGTTGTCGGAGGTGTGGACGACTTCATCGAAACCAGTGCCGGTGATGAGCAAGTCTGGCAAGTCTCCATTCCTGGGGTCACTCAAAGTGAGCTTCCCCCAACCGATAATGTTCCACCTGAACAGGGGCTACCAGTAACTCCGCTCCCTGAGTCCTCGTCGCCCCCTTCTGGCAAAAACTCTGGAGGCGGAGCAGGCAGCCCAATACTCAGCCTGATGTTGGCAGGCATAGCGCTTTGGCGCCGTCGTAAACTCCCAGATTAA
- the mprA gene encoding MprA protease, GlyGly-CTERM protein-sorting domain-containing form, protein MALHAPQGGPTIARFQQLYHGKEVFGRTLNVLLDKAQNPIALTGNFAPASQSNALVAEASAVDARQAARLAFREMTGENLSGDLQSQGAEDHRETFTLAGGNSSWQLLGQIRTKSLYFSPSETGSALIPAYQVELRAHNDKEQQAFAFIISAVDGRVLRRHNQLSDVATSYRVWADNEGKHQPYDGPVGNALLPAQGFTPQPVATEIPADQPLVTLEHGPISTNDPWLPEGATETWGNNAVAYIDLGALDGFDRYVGDIMPSMNGEQSFDFAASLSDPIGEEARKAAAVNLFYLVNWLHDDWYDNGLDETSGNAQMDNYGRGGMAGDPIFAEGQDFSGRNNANMYTPSDGSSPVMQMYLFDGVVDGELTLTNRNGLGPYAIGTSDFGPTAYDIQSEVVIGVDNSDDWGEGSYNDGCQTPYLNQTNVAGKIVMLRRGMCDFNLKAQFAQENGAIAVLIADNTDQDQPMSMGGYNPSVTIPSVSITKAAGDTLLAAMDDGPVEVHLRRKMTDRDGTLDNGVIAHEFFHYVSNRLVGDGNGLSNQQARAMGEGWSDVAALLLTVREEDSQVPGNDRFQGPYGIGLHATSNPYFGIRRAPYSTDFSVNPLTFKDIQEGQALPTSAPLAYGQDGEGNSEIHSAGEIWANTLWEFYASLLNDSRYSFDQARERMQDYLIGGLKLTPLDPTFLEARDAILAVVAATDERDWELAAKAFAKRGMGIGAQGPARYSEDLSGVVESFEADAGYFELAETKLDTGFDDGKQGYCSNDGILDAGETARLTLTLNTGGQADLSQPLMARVSSNGDASFANDGLITFPAPIVPGAQVSASTLITLGSADKGEDLQLQINFEPYGVEGVLEPAPLLLHQTVNYGLARISQVDDMETPLASQRQWQTGGVDYPFYNDWALVASADPASASGVNHLWVGLANGYSANTTLTGPVLNVSTSEPLIVEFDHWYSFEEIYQGLGEDGGVVEVSVNGSEFTNSLFLGGIFEEGGYNGAAIGNDYGPAFVGTLNQSGTSSHVRINFGYNLAGTQTRLRFRTAVNESNSTNSPTGWLVDNVAISGTTTPPFLGLVDNAPQCDNRPLHIDAGPDQQVAELDSLGQASLVTLNANLLDRDGIEDVHLRWEQIAGPTVVLDNPFSATPSFNAPPVDDDTQLSFRLTASQQGAIQEDGLTVTIMDTPPPAPTPDPQPAQPQSGGGGALSPLTALLTLITGLLARRRRVPLAPRPDQQPLAK, encoded by the coding sequence GTGGCTTTGCATGCTCCGCAAGGTGGCCCCACCATTGCCCGTTTCCAGCAGCTCTATCACGGCAAGGAAGTGTTCGGCCGCACCCTCAACGTGCTGCTCGATAAAGCCCAAAATCCCATTGCTCTGACCGGCAATTTTGCCCCTGCCAGCCAAAGCAACGCCTTGGTGGCAGAGGCTTCCGCCGTCGATGCCCGCCAGGCAGCACGCCTCGCCTTTCGCGAGATGACGGGCGAAAACCTGAGTGGCGACTTGCAGAGTCAGGGCGCCGAGGACCACCGCGAAACCTTCACCCTGGCTGGTGGAAATAGCTCCTGGCAGTTGCTGGGGCAAATTCGCACAAAATCCCTGTACTTCAGCCCAAGCGAGACCGGCAGTGCTCTTATTCCCGCCTACCAGGTGGAGCTTCGCGCCCACAATGATAAAGAGCAGCAGGCCTTTGCCTTTATCATATCGGCAGTGGATGGCCGCGTATTGCGTCGCCACAACCAACTGAGCGATGTAGCCACCAGCTACCGGGTCTGGGCCGATAATGAAGGTAAGCACCAACCCTATGACGGCCCGGTCGGCAACGCACTCCTACCTGCCCAGGGCTTTACGCCCCAGCCCGTCGCAACGGAAATACCTGCCGACCAGCCCCTGGTCACCCTAGAACATGGTCCTATCAGCACCAATGATCCCTGGCTACCGGAAGGGGCCACGGAAACCTGGGGTAACAACGCCGTAGCCTATATCGATTTGGGCGCATTAGATGGTTTCGACCGATACGTCGGCGACATCATGCCATCCATGAATGGCGAGCAAAGCTTCGATTTTGCCGCAAGCCTCAGCGACCCCATAGGGGAAGAGGCTCGCAAAGCCGCCGCCGTTAACCTTTTCTATTTGGTGAACTGGCTCCACGACGATTGGTACGACAACGGCCTGGATGAGACATCCGGCAATGCCCAAATGGACAACTATGGCAGGGGAGGCATGGCGGGCGATCCCATCTTCGCCGAGGGCCAGGATTTCTCTGGCCGCAACAACGCCAACATGTATACCCCGTCCGACGGTTCCAGCCCGGTGATGCAGATGTATTTGTTCGACGGCGTAGTCGATGGTGAGCTGACTCTCACCAACCGCAACGGCCTTGGCCCCTATGCCATAGGGACCTCCGACTTCGGTCCTACTGCCTACGACATCCAGTCCGAAGTGGTGATTGGTGTCGACAACAGCGACGACTGGGGTGAAGGCAGTTACAACGACGGTTGCCAAACACCTTACCTCAACCAGACGAACGTCGCTGGCAAGATAGTGATGCTGCGTCGAGGCATGTGCGACTTCAACCTCAAGGCGCAATTTGCTCAGGAAAACGGTGCCATCGCCGTGCTCATCGCCGACAACACCGACCAAGACCAGCCCATGTCTATGGGGGGATACAACCCTTCAGTCACCATTCCCAGTGTGTCCATCACCAAGGCCGCTGGCGACACCCTGCTGGCCGCCATGGACGATGGCCCAGTAGAGGTACATCTGCGCCGAAAGATGACCGACAGGGACGGTACCCTAGATAACGGCGTTATCGCCCATGAGTTTTTCCACTATGTGTCTAACCGTTTGGTGGGAGATGGCAACGGCCTGAGTAACCAACAGGCACGGGCTATGGGCGAAGGCTGGTCTGATGTGGCCGCTCTGCTACTCACAGTGCGTGAGGAAGACAGCCAAGTGCCTGGCAACGACCGCTTTCAAGGGCCTTACGGGATCGGCCTCCATGCCACCTCCAATCCCTACTTTGGTATTCGCCGCGCGCCCTACTCCACTGATTTTTCAGTTAACCCACTGACCTTCAAAGATATCCAAGAAGGCCAGGCGCTGCCGACCTCGGCCCCTCTGGCCTATGGTCAGGACGGCGAAGGCAACAGCGAAATTCACAGCGCTGGCGAGATCTGGGCCAATACCCTGTGGGAGTTCTACGCCAGCCTATTGAACGACAGTCGCTACAGCTTCGATCAAGCTCGCGAACGGATGCAGGATTACCTCATAGGTGGCCTAAAATTGACCCCACTGGACCCCACTTTTCTCGAAGCCAGGGACGCCATTCTGGCCGTGGTAGCTGCCACCGACGAACGTGATTGGGAACTGGCCGCCAAAGCCTTTGCCAAGCGCGGCATGGGCATAGGGGCTCAGGGGCCGGCCCGTTACAGTGAAGACCTGAGTGGCGTTGTAGAGAGCTTCGAGGCTGACGCAGGTTACTTTGAGTTGGCCGAGACCAAGCTGGACACCGGCTTTGACGACGGCAAACAGGGATATTGCAGCAACGATGGCATTCTCGACGCCGGTGAAACAGCCCGCCTGACCCTGACCCTCAACACAGGTGGGCAGGCCGATCTTAGCCAGCCGCTCATGGCCCGAGTCAGTTCCAACGGCGATGCCAGCTTCGCCAATGACGGCCTTATCACCTTCCCAGCACCGATTGTACCTGGTGCACAGGTGTCCGCTTCTACCCTGATCACCCTTGGTAGCGCCGACAAGGGTGAGGATCTGCAACTGCAGATCAACTTCGAGCCTTATGGTGTGGAAGGAGTACTGGAGCCAGCCCCCCTGCTGTTGCACCAGACCGTTAACTACGGCCTGGCGCGTATCAGCCAGGTCGATGACATGGAAACGCCCTTGGCCAGCCAACGCCAATGGCAGACAGGCGGCGTCGATTACCCCTTCTATAACGATTGGGCGCTGGTCGCCTCGGCCGATCCGGCAAGCGCCAGCGGCGTCAACCATCTCTGGGTGGGTCTAGCCAACGGCTACAGTGCCAACACCACTCTGACGGGCCCGGTACTAAATGTCAGCACCAGTGAGCCACTGATAGTGGAATTCGATCATTGGTACAGCTTCGAGGAAATTTACCAAGGTCTTGGCGAAGATGGCGGCGTGGTGGAAGTCAGCGTCAACGGCAGCGAATTCACCAACAGTCTGTTTCTGGGCGGTATATTCGAGGAAGGCGGTTACAATGGCGCAGCTATTGGCAATGATTACGGCCCCGCCTTTGTCGGTACCCTCAACCAAAGCGGCACCTCTAGTCATGTCCGTATCAACTTCGGCTACAACCTGGCTGGCACCCAAACCCGTCTGCGTTTCCGAACTGCGGTTAACGAGTCCAACTCCACTAACTCCCCCACAGGGTGGCTGGTGGACAATGTTGCCATCAGCGGCACTACAACTCCCCCCTTCTTAGGCTTAGTCGATAACGCTCCCCAGTGCGATAACAGACCCTTGCACATCGATGCTGGCCCAGACCAGCAAGTGGCCGAGTTGGACTCCCTAGGCCAGGCTAGCCTGGTCACCCTCAATGCCAATCTACTCGACCGTGACGGTATTGAGGATGTGCATCTGCGCTGGGAGCAGATAGCAGGCCCGACAGTGGTGCTGGACAACCCTTTCAGCGCCACACCCAGCTTTAATGCCCCGCCTGTGGATGACGATACTCAACTCAGCTTCCGCCTGACTGCCAGCCAGCAAGGCGCTATCCAGGAAGACGGTCTGACCGTCACCATAATGGATACACCGCCTCCAGCGCCGACACCAGACCCACAACCGGCTCAGCCCCAGAGCGGTGGCGGTGGCGCCCTGTCTCCTTTGACCGCACTCCTGACTCTTATCACCGGCCTGCTGGCCAGGCGCCGCCGCGTGCCTCTGGCCCCTCGCCCCGACCAACAGCCTTTAGCGAAATGA
- the lipA gene encoding lipoyl synthase — MSKTVRIEPGVKLRDADKMALIPVKVMPSEPKQMLRKPDWLRVKLPASTQRIDDIKGAMRKHGLHSVCEEASCPNLSECFNHGTATFMILGAICTRRCPFCDVAHGRPLAPDAAEPEKLGLTIRDMKLKYVVITSVDRDDLRDGGAQHFADCIKAIRKYSPNIKIEILVPDFRGRMDIALDILSETPPDVFNHNLENVPRLYKMVRPGANYEWSLELLKRFKERNPAIPTKSGLMMGLGEENDEIRTVMQDLRDHGVTMLTLGQYLQPSRHHLPVARYVPPAEFDELHDSAMDMGFEHAACGPLVRSSYHADKQAAGEEVK; from the coding sequence ATGAGCAAGACCGTACGCATTGAACCCGGCGTTAAACTCCGCGATGCCGACAAAATGGCCCTGATCCCCGTTAAGGTGATGCCTTCCGAGCCCAAGCAGATGCTCAGAAAGCCGGACTGGCTGCGGGTAAAGCTGCCGGCCAGTACCCAGCGTATCGACGACATCAAAGGCGCCATGCGCAAGCACGGCCTGCACTCGGTCTGTGAAGAGGCGTCCTGCCCAAACCTCTCCGAGTGTTTTAACCACGGCACCGCCACTTTCATGATTTTGGGTGCCATCTGTACCCGCCGCTGCCCCTTCTGCGACGTGGCCCATGGTCGCCCCCTGGCCCCCGATGCTGCCGAGCCTGAAAAGCTGGGTCTGACCATCCGCGACATGAAGCTCAAGTACGTGGTGATCACCTCGGTTGACCGGGACGATCTTCGTGACGGCGGCGCCCAGCACTTTGCCGACTGCATCAAGGCCATTCGCAAATACAGCCCCAATATCAAGATTGAGATTCTGGTGCCGGATTTTCGTGGCCGCATGGACATCGCCCTGGACATCCTTTCCGAAACGCCGCCGGACGTGTTCAACCATAACCTCGAAAACGTGCCGCGCCTTTATAAAATGGTGCGTCCCGGTGCCAACTACGAGTGGTCTTTGGAACTGTTGAAACGCTTCAAGGAGCGCAACCCGGCAATTCCTACCAAGTCCGGCCTGATGATGGGCTTGGGGGAAGAGAACGATGAAATTCGCACCGTAATGCAGGACCTTCGCGACCACGGCGTCACCATGCTGACCCTGGGCCAATACCTACAACCGAGCCGCCACCACCTGCCGGTTGCCCGCTACGTGCCCCCGGCCGAGTTCGACGAGCTGCACGACAGCGCCATGGACATGGGCTTTGAGCACGCCGCCTGCGGCCCGCTGGTACGCTCCAGCTACCACGCCGACAAACAGGCGGCCGGGGAAGAAGTTAAATAA
- the lipB gene encoding lipoyl(octanoyl) transferase LipB, whose translation MCSELRVRQLGRQPYQPVWDAMKAFTQERGPDCTDELWLVEHHPVFTQGQAGKAEHVLFPGDIPVVQADRGGQVTYHGPGQRVLYVLVDLRRKKLGVRELVTHIEQAVVETLAHFGVDSAPRADAPGVYVGDNKICSLGLRVRRGCSFHGLALNVAMDLEPFHRINPCGYAGMEMTQLSALRPDTTLNDVDPILVAKLAKRLGFDDWSYTDGLDVAS comes from the coding sequence ATGTGCTCTGAGCTTCGGGTCCGCCAACTGGGACGGCAGCCCTATCAGCCGGTGTGGGACGCCATGAAGGCGTTCACCCAGGAGCGCGGACCAGACTGCACCGACGAGCTTTGGCTGGTCGAACACCACCCCGTCTTTACCCAGGGCCAAGCCGGCAAAGCCGAGCATGTGCTCTTCCCCGGTGATATCCCCGTTGTGCAAGCCGATCGCGGCGGCCAGGTAACCTACCATGGCCCGGGCCAGCGCGTGCTTTATGTGCTGGTGGATCTGCGCCGTAAAAAGCTGGGGGTACGGGAGCTGGTTACCCATATCGAACAGGCGGTGGTGGAAACCCTCGCGCATTTTGGCGTCGACAGCGCCCCTCGGGCCGACGCCCCCGGCGTGTACGTGGGCGACAATAAAATTTGCTCCCTGGGTCTTAGGGTACGCCGCGGCTGCTCCTTCCATGGCCTGGCCCTCAATGTGGCCATGGACTTAGAGCCTTTTCACCGCATCAACCCCTGCGGCTATGCGGGCATGGAAATGACCCAGCTCAGCGCCCTTCGCCCCGATACCACTCTTAACGATGTAGATCCCATACTGGTCGCCAAACTGGCCAAGCGCCTGGGCTTTGACGATTGGTCCTATACAGACGGATTGGATGTAGCTTCATGA
- the ybeD gene encoding DUF493 family protein YbeD, protein MQTEFDKYLEFPCQFPFKVLGQAHDELVDKVVAVVQEHAPGDYSPSVRPSTKGSYHSVTVQVTVTSKDHIETLYKALGDIELVKYVL, encoded by the coding sequence ATGCAGACCGAGTTCGATAAATATCTGGAGTTTCCTTGCCAGTTCCCCTTCAAAGTCTTGGGTCAGGCTCATGACGAGTTGGTGGACAAGGTAGTGGCCGTGGTTCAGGAACACGCCCCGGGTGATTATTCCCCCAGCGTGCGCCCCAGCACCAAAGGTTCCTACCATTCGGTAACAGTGCAGGTGACCGTCACCTCCAAGGACCATATAGAAACCCTCTATAAGGCCCTCGGGGACATTGAATTGGTCAAATATGTGCTCTGA